From Paenibacillus sp. GP183, one genomic window encodes:
- a CDS encoding oligopeptide/dipeptide ABC transporter ATP-binding protein: protein MSEKPILEVRNMKKHFHLSGGKVLKAVDSFSIAINRGETFGLVGESGCGKSTAGRTIIKLYDATQGEVIFNGENIHKLQGKKLKEFNRNMQMVFQDPYASLNPRMTVGNIIAEGIDIHGLYTGAKRKARVFELLHSVGLNEEHANRFPHEFSGGQRQRIGIARALAIEPQFIIADEPISALDVSVQAQVVNLFKRLQKEMGLTYLFIAHDLAMVKHISDRIGVMYLGNLVEVTTSEHLYAKPLHPYTQSLLSAIPIPDPEIERTRERIILQGEVPSPLNPPSGCPFRTRCPKAMPHCADSMPLIKEVEPSHFVACHLY from the coding sequence ATGTCTGAAAAACCAATTCTTGAAGTTCGCAACATGAAAAAGCACTTTCATCTGAGTGGAGGCAAGGTCCTTAAAGCGGTAGACAGCTTCTCGATTGCGATCAATCGTGGAGAAACTTTCGGTCTTGTCGGGGAATCCGGATGCGGGAAATCAACAGCTGGCCGAACCATAATCAAATTGTATGATGCCACTCAGGGCGAAGTCATATTTAACGGTGAAAATATTCATAAATTGCAGGGCAAGAAATTAAAGGAATTCAACCGCAATATGCAAATGGTATTTCAGGATCCGTATGCTTCACTGAACCCTCGTATGACGGTTGGCAATATCATTGCCGAAGGTATCGATATTCATGGCTTATATACAGGAGCTAAGCGGAAAGCACGGGTGTTCGAACTCCTGCATTCCGTAGGATTGAACGAAGAGCATGCGAATCGTTTCCCTCATGAATTCTCCGGCGGCCAGCGGCAGCGGATCGGTATTGCCCGTGCGCTCGCGATTGAACCTCAGTTCATCATTGCAGATGAGCCGATCTCTGCTTTGGACGTATCCGTTCAAGCGCAGGTGGTTAACCTGTTTAAAAGGCTGCAAAAGGAAATGGGCTTGACCTATTTATTTATCGCGCATGATCTGGCGATGGTCAAGCATATCTCCGATCGGATCGGGGTTATGTATTTGGGCAATCTGGTTGAGGTCACCACCTCAGAGCATTTGTATGCAAAGCCGTTGCATCCTTATACACAATCCTTGTTATCCGCGATACCGATTCCAGATCCTGAAATCGAGCGCACACGCGAGAGAATCATCCTGCAAGGCGAGGTGCCAAGCCCGCTCAATCCGCCAAGCGGATGCCCTTTCCGTACGCGTTGTCCGAAGGCAATGCCTCATTGCGCGGACTCGATGCCGCTGATCAAAGAAGTTGAGCCTAGCCATTTTGTAGCTTGCCA